AAGCCGGTGACGGCCGACCACTCCACGGTGAGCGTCTCGCCCCTGTGCCGCCTGAAGGTGCGGCTCCGGCCCTTGCGCACGAAGGCGCGGTCGATCTCCCAGTCGCGGCGGGCGGGCAACTGCTGGATGGAGAGGTCGAGGACGGTCACCTCCTCGTCCGTCTCCACCAGGACCACGCGCCGGTCCAGCAGTTCGCCGAAGACGAGCCGCTCGGCGGGGCGCTGCTCGAAGCGCTGCATGTTCAGCACGCCCGTGATGATCACCTGGCCGGACTCGATGCCGGTGACCCTGGTCATGGGCAGGAAGATGCGGCGCCGGGTGGAGAGTTCGACGACCAGGCCGAGGACCCGGGGCGGTCGGCGGGCCGAGGTCTCAAGGCGCATGCCCTCCGCGGTCCGCTCGGTGCGGGGCTCCTGGTTGCGCAGCATGACGACCAGGTCCCGGACCCGGCCGACCTGGTCGCCGTTCGGGTCGAAGACGGCGACGCCGGAGAGGTGGGAGACGAAGATCCGGGGGGCGGCTGCGGCCATGGTCCGCGCCTCCTTGGTCGTGCGTGGGTCGAGCGTGGGTCGTGCGTGGCGTCGGCTGGTTCCGGTGCTCCTCGGTGGCGGCGGCCGGTTGGTGCTTCCTGGGGACGGGCACGGCGGTCCGTGCTCGTGGTGCGGCCGGCGGTCCCGTGCTCGCGGTGGGGTCGGCGATCCCGTACTCGTGAGGGGGCCGGAGGTCCTGTGCTCGTGGTGGGAGTGGCGATCCGGTGTTCGTGGCGGGGCCGGGGTACGAGTGGGTCCGTCGCGTCGTTTCAATCCGGCAATATGCGGTTCAGGCTAGTCCGTCCCGGTCGGGTATGCCTCGGTGGGCGGTGCACCGGGACGGGCGGGCGGCGGCGTGGGACTCCGGCCGTCGCGCACATCGGGCACGGGTACGCTGCGGTACTGCCGCCGGACGCGTGAGCCGCGTCGATGGCCGACGGCGGCGCCCCTGACCACTTCGGACGAGAGGCAGCCCTCGCCGTGATGCCCATTTCCCTGCGCCGTGCACGTCGATCCGTATCGGTGAGGGCGGTCGCGGTGGGGGCGGCAGTGGCCCTGGCGGGGGTGGGGCTCGCGGGGTGCGGCGGGGACCCGGACGCCGGTACCAACGGGGAGGGGAAGCTGTCCCCGCAGAAGATCCAGAACGACACCCGCAAGGCCGCGGAGGCCGCCAAGACGGTGCGGCTGTCGGGCACGCTGCTCAGCAAGGGCGGCACGTACAAGCTGGACATGCGGCTGACGGCGAACGGCGGCATGGGCTCGGTCACCACCAAGGACGGCGTGCTCCAGCTCCTGCGGGTCGGGGACCACCTCTACCTCAAGGCGGGGTCGTCCTTCTGGCAGGGAAAGGGCGGCAAGGGGGACTCGGCCTCCGGGGTCGCCACGAAGCTCAGCGGCAAGTACGTGCGGGTGCCCAAGGGGGACCCCGCCTACCAGCAGCTCAGCGGGTTCACGGACAAGCGTGTCCTGCTGGACGGGGTGCTCGCGCTGCACGGCAAGCTGGGCAAGGGCGACCACGGCACGACGGACGGCATACGCACGGTGGCGATCTCCGGGGACGGCGGCGACGGCGGCACGCTCAAGGTCTCCCTGGACGGCCACCCGTGCCCGGTCCGCCTGGAGCGCGCCGGCGGCGCGGGCTCCCTGAAGTTCACGGACTGGGACAAGGAGTTCACCGTTCGGGAGCCGGCGAAGAACGACACCGTGGACTACGGCAAGCTCCCCACGTCCTGACGGCCAGGGCCTCTCATCGGGCGCGCGGGGGCGGATCCGGCGCGGTACGGCATGCGAGGGCCCGGGACGGGTCCTACGGCATCGGCCGCCGCCGCGCGGACATCACTTCTTGCGGCGCCCGAGCCGCCGCAGCAGCAACTTCGGCAGCCCCGCGGGCACCGCGTCGCGGGTGACCGCGGGCGTGGGCGGGGGCGGCGCGGCCTGGGACTCCGCCGGGAACTCCGTGGTCACCGAGACCGGGTCCAGCCGCAGGAGGCGGCACTCGCGGGCCCACCGCTCGGTCACCGCCTCCCCGTCGGGTGCGTTGAGCCGCTTGGTCTTGAGGTCGCCGGCCGCGACCCGCCAGGCGTCGGACCCGGGCGCCAGCTCGGTGACCCGGGCGCTCCAGGCGACCAGCCGGCCGCCCTTGTCCTTGCTGCGCACCGTCACCCGTGCCTCGCCGCCGTCGGCGAGCCCGGGAAGCGGCTGCTCACCGGGGCCGTCGCCGACGAGGTGCACGGCGCCGTCGTGCCAGACGTGCCACAGCGCCTGGGTGCCCGCGGTGCCCCGCACCCAGATCAGCCCCGACTTCTTCGTGGCCTCCTCGACGAGGGCCCGGCCGAGCAGCTCGCTTGTCATGCGCTCCAGCCTAGTGAGACGCGCTCAGGCGGGGACACCGCAGGGCCACCGAGCAGTGCGGTGTCCTGCGGTGCCCAGGGATCCTGCGGTGTCCCCGACTGGGGTGTCCTGCACCCTTCCCGCCGGTAGTGGGGTGTCCCCGCCGGAAGCACGGTGCCCGATGGGGAGGGAGAGCCGCCAACGGCTCAGAGCCAGCCGTTCCGCTTCAGCGTCCGGTGGATGCCGTAGCAGATGGCGACCGTGATGCCCATGATCACCGGGTAGCCGAACCGCCAGTGCAGCTCCGGCATGTGGTCGAAGTTCATGCCGTACACACCGCAGACCATCGTCGGCACCGCGATGATCGCCGCCCAGGACGTGATCTTGCGCATGTCCTCGTTCTGCGCGACCGAGGCCTGGGCCAGGTTGGCCTGGAGGATGGAGTTCAGCAGCTCGTCGAAGCCGACGACCTGCTCCTGGACGCGCGCGAGGTGGTCGGCGACGTCGCGGAAGTACTTCTGGATGTCCGGGTCGACCAGCCGCATCGGCCGCTCGCTCAGCAGCTGCATGGGACGCGCCAGCGGTGCCACCGCGCGCTTGAACTCCAGCACCTCCCGCTTGAGCTGGTAGATCCGGCCGGCGTCGACACCGCGCGAGGTGCCCCGGCCCTTCCTGGGCGCGGAGAACACCTCGGTCTCCACCAGGTCGATGTCGTCCTGCATGGCGTCGGCGACGGCCAGGTACCCGTCGACGACGTGGTCGGCGATGGTGTGCAGCACCGCCGAGGGGCCCTTGGCCAGCAGCTCGGGCTCCTCCTGCAACCGGTGCCGCAGCGCGCGCAGGGAGCCCTGGCCGCCGTGCCGGACGGTGATGAAGAAGTCCTGGCCGGTGAAGCACATCACCTCGCCGGTCTCCACGACCTCGCTGGTGGCGGTGAGTTCGGCGTGCTCCACGTAGTGGATCGTCTTGAAGACGGTGAACAGGGTGTCGTCGTAGCGCTCCAGCTTCGGGCGCTGGTGGGCGTGGACGGCGTCCTCCACGGCGAGCGGGTGCAGTCCGAACTCGCGGGCGATGCCGGCGAACTCCTCCTCGGTCGGCTCGTGCAGGCCGATCCAGGCGAATCCGCCGCGGCTGCGCACGTGCAGCATGGCCTGGTGCGGCGTCAGGGTCTCGGAGGACTCCACGCGGTGGCCCTCGTGGTAGACGGCGCAGTCCACGACGCACGACGGGACTCGGGACTCAGGGGCGGTGTCGAACGCGCTGTAGGGGCTGCCGTCCTTGCGGATCGAGGGACGGACGGCGGCACGCAGGTCGCGGATCATCGACATGGGCAGGCTCCTTCGTGGGCGGGCTGCCTACGAGGGCCGGAACTACCCGGAATGAGGACGTCCGGAGTGATGTCAGCCTCCCGCCGGAGGTTTTTGCACCGGAGAGAGTTTGGCACGTCCACAAAGCGGGGAGCACCGCACCGTCGTGTAGGCAGCTTTGCTGCTGATGCAGACGGAGGCGATCACAAGGATCGGGTGATCACAGGGATCGATCGGGCACGAAGCGCTCTTCCGTGGCGCGCCAGATGATCATGACGCTTGCGCAGGGGGGCGGGCTGCCGTACTGGGCAGCCACACAACTCAGCGGTCGGAAGAGCGGGTGATACTGCACGGTCGACTTCGGTCCATTGCAGTCCCACCTCCTCCGGCCGGTCCCCCGTGAGGGATGTCCACAGCGTCGGGGCTGGAAGCGACGCTTCTGCGTGCTGCCCCGACCACCGACTGAGTTTATCAGCCGGTGGAGGTGTCAAGACCCGCTTTGGCGTTTTGCATACATCCGATGCTGCCTTTCGTACGTTCTGCATACGTGCGACGCCGGTGGCGGCCGTCCCGGTTCCGGTTCCGGTCCGGGGGACTTCGACCTGGGCGCCGCCCGGTCGGGCCGGTGGGTCGGGCGCCTGCCTATGCTCGCGCCATGGCAACGGCTGATCTTCTGGCGCTGGTGGAGGCCCGCCTGGTGGCGGCCCTGGGGGAGCCCGACGCGCGCGCGGCGGTGACGTTCGTGGGCACCGACCGCATCGAGGTGCTGCGATTCCATGCCGAGGGCGACCCTGGTGAGGGTGCCGAACCTCACACGGGGTCAACGGGCGGCGGTGCGCCGGCGGGAGGCCGGACGGCGACGGCGGGCCCGGGCATCGTGCGCTACGCCACACTGGGCATGTCCGCCCAGCCGATGACGGATCCCACGGCAGCGGTCGCCGACCCGGTGCGGGGGCCGCGCGCGGAGCTGGTGCTGTCGGTGCGGGCAGGCGTCGCGGACACCGACAAGGTGCTCAGGCCGCTCGCCGTGCTGGCGGCCTCGCCGCAGGTGGAGGGCGTGGTCGTGGCGCCCGGCGGCTCGCTGGACGTGGGGGAGCCCCTGTGGCCCGGGGCCCGGTTCAGCTCGGTG
The nucleotide sequence above comes from Streptomyces sp. TS71-3. Encoded proteins:
- a CDS encoding magnesium and cobalt transport protein CorA, giving the protein MSMIRDLRAAVRPSIRKDGSPYSAFDTAPESRVPSCVVDCAVYHEGHRVESSETLTPHQAMLHVRSRGGFAWIGLHEPTEEEFAGIAREFGLHPLAVEDAVHAHQRPKLERYDDTLFTVFKTIHYVEHAELTATSEVVETGEVMCFTGQDFFITVRHGGQGSLRALRHRLQEEPELLAKGPSAVLHTIADHVVDGYLAVADAMQDDIDLVETEVFSAPRKGRGTSRGVDAGRIYQLKREVLEFKRAVAPLARPMQLLSERPMRLVDPDIQKYFRDVADHLARVQEQVVGFDELLNSILQANLAQASVAQNEDMRKITSWAAIIAVPTMVCGVYGMNFDHMPELHWRFGYPVIMGITVAICYGIHRTLKRNGWL
- a CDS encoding suppressor of fused domain protein; amino-acid sequence: MATADLLALVEARLVAALGEPDARAAVTFVGTDRIEVLRFHAEGDPGEGAEPHTGSTGGGAPAGGRTATAGPGIVRYATLGMSAQPMTDPTAAVADPVRGPRAELVLSVRAGVADTDKVLRPLAVLAASPQVEGVVVAPGGSLDVGEPLWPGARFSSVLVAEPGGLVEDLELAPPLDPVRFLPLLPMTGTEAAWKRVHGAGALQERWLGNGTDLRDPLRGAVRLD